One genomic segment of Vibrio marisflavi CECT 7928 includes these proteins:
- a CDS encoding MarC family protein gives MLDILITQFVLLWAVIDPIGSVPVFLSRTAHLNKKQKRIVALEAVGISAAILLFFLVAGQILLEAMQVPLPAFQVAGGLVLLLFALTMIFGESKPDVETKLCEKGMNDVCRSQLSQLAVYPLAVPSIASPGAMMAVVLLTDNNRYSLIHQMMSGGIMMLVLLVTLILLLGANMIDKIIGKVGAMIISRVMGLILASVAVTNLLEGIVKFYQSI, from the coding sequence ATGTTAGATATTTTAATTACTCAGTTTGTACTTCTTTGGGCTGTGATTGATCCCATTGGTTCAGTTCCAGTTTTCTTATCACGAACTGCCCACTTAAATAAGAAGCAAAAACGTATTGTTGCGCTTGAAGCCGTAGGTATCTCGGCCGCCATTTTACTTTTCTTCCTTGTGGCAGGACAAATTTTGCTGGAAGCCATGCAGGTGCCTTTGCCTGCTTTTCAGGTGGCCGGTGGCCTTGTGTTGCTATTGTTTGCTCTAACTATGATTTTTGGTGAATCCAAGCCTGACGTTGAAACGAAATTGTGTGAGAAAGGGATGAATGATGTGTGTCGTAGTCAATTGTCACAATTAGCGGTGTATCCTCTCGCTGTTCCTTCAATCGCTAGCCCCGGTGCGATGATGGCGGTTGTCCTTCTTACTGACAATAATCGGTACAGCCTCATCCATCAAATGATGTCAGGCGGCATTATGATGTTGGTTTTGCTTGTCACTCTCATATTGCTACTTGGTGCAAATATGATAGATAAAATCATCGGGAAAGTAGGGGCGATGATTATTAGTCGGGTGATGGGACTTATTCTAGCGTCTGTTGCAGTGACTAACCTTTTAGAAGGAATCGTGAAATTCTATCAGTCGATTTAG
- a CDS encoding LPP20 family lipoprotein: MNKLTMSLLASALVLAGCSSTPTAQDTTQDQLKAEQLKADVAQEKAEKHIANVPEWVLKQPKPDATGVYGVGQGESKKLDIAMKKANLNAQFELAKNFGQELSGNEQSYTQENNAGVSEQYTQLIDNIVDSVPVNGYSVVSQEIVAIDGKYSAFLLLKLPYEEFNAVLEKQKTQAKSEEIKQAFAHLEKRLANKNANQGKN; this comes from the coding sequence ATGAATAAACTAACAATGTCATTGCTAGCTAGCGCTTTGGTACTTGCGGGTTGCTCTAGCACTCCGACGGCTCAAGATACCACCCAAGACCAACTGAAGGCCGAGCAGCTTAAAGCAGATGTCGCTCAAGAGAAAGCTGAAAAACATATTGCCAATGTGCCTGAATGGGTACTGAAACAGCCAAAACCCGATGCAACAGGGGTTTATGGTGTCGGACAAGGTGAAAGTAAGAAGCTGGACATCGCTATGAAAAAAGCGAACCTTAATGCTCAATTTGAACTGGCGAAGAACTTTGGCCAAGAGCTCTCTGGCAACGAACAAAGCTATACCCAAGAGAACAATGCCGGTGTCAGTGAACAATACACACAGCTCATCGATAACATCGTGGACTCAGTACCAGTGAACGGCTATAGCGTCGTAAGCCAAGAGATTGTCGCGATTGATGGTAAATACAGCGCATTCTTACTTCTTAAGCTTCCATATGAAGAGTTCAATGCGGTTCTTGAGAAACAAAAAACTCAGGCAAAAAGTGAAGAAATCAAACAAGCCTTTGCACATTTAGAGAAAAGGTTGGCAAATAAGAATGCAAACCAAGGAAAAAACTAG
- a CDS encoding DUF2726 domain-containing protein, producing MNFLDHINSNMIILLAFFGLLVVLKAIFGKRKKKISGKFVPIPFLNSRAEQNFFTQLKNKLPDHIYVVPKVRLADLCKPENPKNIVAFNKVARKHIDFVLIEQSSSKIIAAIELDDKSHQKRDNIRRDKDKNYALSSAGIKLYRVKAARSYGKVIDSIFGELLAVSSAPKKVNKSDSSQIKYPSYCPRCESDKFHKIDMRWPNKGKFYFHCKACSYQSDSSA from the coding sequence ATGAACTTTCTTGACCACATCAACAGCAACATGATCATCTTGCTCGCTTTCTTTGGTCTTCTTGTTGTCCTTAAAGCCATATTTGGTAAGAGAAAGAAGAAGATTAGCGGAAAGTTTGTGCCAATACCGTTTCTAAATAGTAGGGCGGAGCAGAATTTCTTTACTCAGCTTAAAAACAAGTTGCCTGACCATATCTATGTTGTGCCAAAGGTTCGCTTGGCTGACCTGTGTAAACCTGAGAACCCAAAGAATATTGTTGCCTTTAACAAGGTTGCGAGAAAGCACATCGACTTTGTTTTAATCGAACAATCATCAAGCAAAATTATTGCGGCCATCGAACTGGACGATAAGAGCCATCAAAAGCGCGACAACATAAGGCGTGATAAAGACAAGAACTATGCGCTATCGAGTGCGGGGATTAAGTTGTACCGCGTTAAAGCTGCTCGTAGTTATGGAAAAGTCATTGATTCAATTTTTGGTGAGTTGCTTGCTGTGTCTTCAGCACCCAAAAAGGTCAATAAATCCGACAGTTCTCAAATCAAATATCCATCTTACTGCCCAAGATGCGAGTCCGACAAATTCCACAAAATAGATATGCGCTGGCCCAATAAAGGAAAATTCTACTTTCACTGTAAGGCTTGTTCGTATCAAAGTGATTCATCAGCTTAA
- a CDS encoding DUF4942 domain-containing protein: protein MGTELKERLNAKQICERKIQIKGMLNQAVELLGEADSLMKTVSTYGLNFDRNTFYSPSEQTQRARSLKNLTGQVNSKFWDYILELGQFRQLMSAKKRKQIDTDMQNPPPLTYDTLTATFNDLLGDRANLLQDLTESVFKSRSSQYKSNQGHKLNKRMIFNNVFCKNGSRYQSDLLTDACRVFSVLTGVDAPEIVSILSEAQEPVFAFGGAVKFVAFQKGSVHVWILDKELEHKVNNILNGCFDGQLTEVII from the coding sequence ATGGGAACCGAACTTAAAGAACGTTTGAACGCCAAACAAATCTGTGAAAGAAAAATCCAAATAAAGGGGATGTTAAATCAAGCTGTGGAGCTGCTTGGTGAAGCGGATAGTCTGATGAAAACCGTATCAACTTACGGGCTGAATTTCGATAGAAATACGTTTTATAGTCCTTCTGAGCAAACTCAAAGAGCGCGTTCATTAAAGAATTTAACCGGGCAAGTAAACAGTAAGTTTTGGGACTACATTCTTGAACTGGGGCAGTTTAGACAACTGATGAGCGCAAAAAAGCGTAAGCAAATAGATACTGATATGCAAAACCCACCACCACTGACTTATGACACATTAACGGCGACATTCAACGACTTACTGGGCGATAGGGCTAATTTGCTCCAAGATTTAACGGAATCGGTGTTTAAGTCTCGCTCATCCCAATACAAATCGAATCAAGGGCATAAGCTCAACAAGCGCATGATTTTCAATAATGTGTTTTGTAAAAACGGTTCCAGATACCAATCTGATTTGTTGACTGATGCCTGTCGAGTATTCTCCGTTTTGACTGGTGTCGATGCGCCAGAAATAGTGAGCATCCTAAGTGAAGCTCAAGAGCCAGTGTTCGCTTTTGGCGGTGCAGTTAAATTTGTGGCATTCCAGAAGGGCAGTGTTCATGTATGGATATTAGATAAAGAACTTGAGCACAAGGTTAACAATATTTTGAATGGTTGTTTTGATGGACAGCTGACAGAAGTTATTATCTGA
- a CDS encoding WGR domain-containing protein, which yields MKIFYEKLTRYYCLSLERDLFDWIVLKFYGRIGTRLGQSRSVAFDTQEEAQRYFDKEHKRRLKRGHKVTA from the coding sequence TTGAAAATATTCTACGAGAAGTTAACTCGATATTACTGCTTATCCCTAGAGCGCGATTTATTCGATTGGATCGTGCTGAAATTTTATGGCCGTATAGGAACCCGCCTTGGCCAATCTCGCTCTGTCGCTTTCGACACTCAAGAAGAAGCGCAACGTTATTTTGATAAAGAGCACAAGCGCAGACTTAAGCGTGGCCATAAAGTGACGGCGTAA